Within Dermacentor variabilis isolate Ectoservices chromosome 8, ASM5094787v1, whole genome shotgun sequence, the genomic segment CCGAATCATGAGAATGGAACACAGAATGACCACGGGTGGCCACAGCCTCTTATATATTTACAATGCCGGCCCAGTCACTCTGCAATGCATGCTAGCCAGTGGTCTACTGTGTGGTACTTCCCATCATCACATTCCCAGATATTTTATGCCTATCATTGTTAGAGCAAGAACAACTTCTGGCAGGCACTGGTGTTGCTCCATGCCTGCTCCATATTACGTGAACATGACGAGCGATGAAAGAAACTGGAAATTACCCTAACTCTGCCCAAAGAACCCCTGTGCCCTATAGTGGCCCCTTGTTTTGGAGTCATTGGACAggcactgaaaaattatagaaggCTTTGTTTCCGCATGATGAACTTGCACATGGCACACACGATAGGCCTCAGTCACAAATCCAGTCAATCATTAAATGGCTCCTAAACACTCGAAAAGCATTagacaaagaaaaatgaaaggcaagCTCAGAACAACAATGCAGGCTCTGCTGCATATGTTCTGAACAACAGATCGCATCTGTGCACATGCTTCACACGCATCACACTCTAACAATGCAGACATGACCATCAAATGAATTACAATTAAACACAGAGAGGAGAGATTACAAATTATGCATGCCACTGTAAAAAGGGCTCTGACGAAACCAAATTTACCTGAACCTTGTCATCAATCCACTGACGCTGGACATCGTTTCGCTTGTTGTCGGCGAGCCCTGCATGGTACGGCACAGACGCAATCCCTTCCTCGCAGAGATCGTTCGCGAGCTGGTCACACTCCTTTCGCGAGAAGCAGTAGACAATGCCGCTCTGGCGCTTGAACTTCTTCTTGATGACCTCGACGATGTCATTGACAACCGACTTACCCGTCTTGGGACAGACCTCGTAGCAGAGATTCGGACGGTTGAAGCTCTGCAGGAACCACTTGGGGTCCCGCATTCCAAGCTGGTGGAGAATGTCCATGCGGACCCGAGGCGTCGCAGTCGCAGTCAGAGCCATCATGGGAACACCGGGGAACTTCTCACGCAGCACGCTCAGCCGCTTGTAGTCGGGACGGAAATCGTGTCCCCATTGGCTGACACAGTGGGCCTCGTCAATGACGAACCTCGTCAGGTGTTTGTTGGCGTGCAGTCGTTGCAGAGCTTCGAGCAAGCGAGTGCTGGCACTGACCTTCTCGGGCGTGACGTAGAGCAACCGCAGCTGGGGCTGCAGCGACCTCAGGTCAGCATACACGCTGGCATTGTCGCTTTCGCCGGACAGGTGGTTTGCCGGCACGTCGAGCGATGTCAGTTTTTGGACCTGAAAGCAATGACGGAGAGAAGGTAAACTCGCAATAACTCATAGTTGCAAATTGTTCAAGCAAATCTGAGCATTTTTGGTTCACACCATAGCTTTAAATTCAGTTCGAAGCCACTGAACTTTCAACCACCAAAAACAAACTGAGCACGCCTCAACAACCACTGACCTGATCTTGAATGAGAGACTTTAGTGGGGATATGACGATGGTCACACCATCGCTCATGACCGCAGGAAGCTGGTAGCAGAGGCTCTTTCCACCTCCTGTTGGCATTAGTATGAAGCAATCCTCTCCTAACAGCGCCGCGTTGATGGCTTCCAGCTGGTTCAGGCGAAACAGCTTCAAGCCAAACACGGATGCAAACTTTGCTCTCAGCTCAGCAGAGTGAGGAAACCCGAATCCTTTGAACTTTGCCAATGTACCGTCATTTCGATACTGGCCAATAAATTTTCCCGTTGTGCCAGTGTTGTTGCCAGAGTCCTTCTGCACCTGTGTTTGTGCTTCAACGATGCCAATGTCCACATCTTCGGCATCAAAGTCCTGGATTAACTCCGTGTCCGAGACCATGGATGCCTTGCTCGTCGAGGGTTTTGAGCCAAAGTAGGGcgaatgcgaagcattcttgagCGACGAATCTGCCGATCGCGCATTCTGAAGTTTCGGACTCGTTGACAAAGAAGACTGTTTGTGAAAGGATTCTTCGCCTAGTCTTTTCAGTCGGTGAGAGAGTGACATTTCGTAAGAAGGGCTGTCGGAAAACGCGCTGGAAGAATTTCCGGGCTTCGACGACAGGTCACTGACGTTTCCCAAGCTCGCGGAAAGGGCCGGGAACGATCTGTCGCTAGCCGGAGGCTTTTCCAACCGACTGCCCAGAGAACCTCTGCCAAACGAAGTCGCCGCAGCGCTGGCCTTGGACTTCACCGGCGAGGCGCCGCTGCAGGATGCCTTCCGGAACTGACGGAACACCCTCTGGCGCAGATCGAGCAGCGACAGCACGTCGTTCGAAAGCTGCCTGTCTTCGCCGAGGACCGAGCAAATGTGGGACGACAGTTTGTAGTCGTACTCTTGCAGGAGCGAGGCCGCTGCACGCGCGTCGCTCGAGCCGGCCTGGAAGTTCGGTTTGGACAGCAACGCGCTTCGTTCGATTTCCCGAAGTTCGGAGGCTTCGAGCTTGCCGCTGGGCGAGAGCAGACAGGTTGCTGTAGTTGACAGTCGCGATTTGCTCGGGGACGTCCTCTTCAAGGCAAGCGTAGACGGCGAGCGTCGCGCTGGGGGAACAaagacgtcgtcgtcgtcgtcccagTCGGCgttccgaacgccgttttccgtCGTCCGGTCTTCCGGGGGTGTAGATTGGGACGGAATGTGGATGAACTCGGGTTCGTCGGCGTCGGACCAGTTGAACTCGGGACTGCTCGGCGGGAACTGGGTCTCCGAAACCTGCTGCACCTCCGACTGCTGCAACACGTCGGAAACCTTACTGGGAGACTTGAAAGCACCGTTGGGTCGCTGCTTACGGGGCGACTGTCCCGCATTCTTTCGGGCGACGACGCTGCTGCCCAGGGCAGCGCATCGCGGGGGCTTGAACTCGTGTGCCGCCGAATCGCCGCCGCGGCTGACGACCTCGTCGTGCCGCAAGTCATTGTGACTCGCACTCGAAGCCGGTCGCTTGGAGGGACTCGCCTTGAAGTTACGCGACGACGGATTCTCGTAAGGTGTCACGCACTCCGCGACGAGTTCGACCAACTTTCGAAGGTCGTAGAAGCTGAATCCGGCGCTTTTCGCAGCGGTGGTCGCCGACTTTCCGCTGGCGACCGACTTGGCGCGGAGTTCTTGAAACCGTCGCTTGCAATCTTCTAGGTTATTCTCCGGCAAACTCGTAGACATTTCCGCGAGACAATCGCGAGCATTATGTATTTCAAGTCACACCACAAACAAAACTTTTATAACGACGCGTGCACAAGTTAATTCACAGCTGACATGTTAGAACCGCCGTAGTTTAGTTCACCAGGCGTGCCCGCCAAACAACGTTTAAATTTGACAGTTAGTGAGGGCGCTGCATTCTGCCCCACGTGTTTGCTCTCTATGAAAGTTTTACAGCAACAAAACTGCTGTATCTTTATAAACGCAcgcaaaaaaaagttatttcaaaGCGTAATATTATTTTATTAACAATTAAAATGTATATCTGCTTATGTTTTTGTAATGTTTCGGCATTGTGTGGCTACAGGCACTGCAGCAGCACGAGTGCGCGACATCCTCTTAACTGAAAGCTAGCGAGGAACAAGAGAAATTCGTTTCTAAAAACGACAGCGATTGTGTGAAATGGGAACTACTTAACATCGCAACAGAGGTGAGTCATACCTCCGCTTCCTCTACTGCGCGGCGACGCAGATTGTGCGTACACAAAAGTCACACAACCGCGACCGAACAGCTGCGCGATCAAAGAAAGACGACGCATTCGCTCGAGGCGTCGCTTCCAAGCTCGAGGAATCCAGCTGCTGCTTCGGTCGGGTTGCGCCGACTCAAACTTGTTCTACGATATCTGTGCGAGCTTTAACTTCGCGGCAACGTCGCCCGATCGAAATCGAAACACGTGAGTTGCCCCGACTGCCGCGCGCCGTCGGAAAGTGCACCTTGAATGATTGCTTCTCCGCAAGCACGGAAGCTTAACAGGAAACGCGGATTTCCGTTTGCGAAGCGTACCCGTTTGAACGGCAAGTTTGTTGCGGGTTAAACTATGGCCTTGGCCGCCCAGACTGCTCCAATCATTCTACTAGAATTGGTTTTCCCCGTAGTGTGCCTCTCTCTATGTAGATTGGATGAAAATGCGAAGGTGTTTACAAAGACTGCGATGTGTTCGAGTTCCACGCGACGCGAACCGTATTGAAGTGTGGTGAAAAAACGTGAAGAGGAAACGTTTCGCCATAGGGAACACGCAATTATTGTATGCAAATGTCCAGCATGAGATTAGTCGCACTTTATACACATGCGCACCATACGCCAAACCGTCGTCGCAGCTTTCCCACATCGCACCGATCTGATGCGTGGCGTTAAATTTTATATGTGGTCTGGCAGTGCGACATACACGCCTGAACTGGATGTCATTCATTTTTAAGCGCGCATTTGAAGCCTCTATTGTTCGCTTATGCGGTTATGTTTATAAGCACAGGAGCGTAAGCAAGCTAAGTATTGCAGGAGTTACTATATAGCGTACGTCGAGCTTTCAGAAGTAGCTAAGTGATAACTGCATGCTTATTGCAAAGTGCCACTGAATGCCATCCTAAATATTTCTGGtgagtgatttttttctttctttacactcGATGCAGTTTATACTTGTGCATTGAGCGCGAACAAAATATTAAGTCTTTTTTTACAAATATGCCTTTCTCCAAAAGTAATCTTCTCACTAGTGTGAGCAGTGCAAAAGGAGTCCATGCAAAAGAGTTCCGGAAAACGGAATCTAATAGTGAATTTTTGCTGAGCACCATTCTGAACAGTACATCGAAAAAGATTAATAACTGGAAAACAAAAGGTAGCATGAGCTGAATGCTCTTATATAATGGCGACATGTTTATGTACCATAAAAGCAGTGCTCGTTTGATGGATACTAGTTAAAGGTGTTTTTAGTATTGAAAAAAGTGAGTGGCACTTTCCAAAGCTGTGCTAATGCaacatgttcctaggggtgggcagcgcaacccggacgaaggacaaaaggaagtacgCGATTGCAGTTTCAATTCAATTTAATGCAACATGCCGGAAACTGAACTAAATATTTTAGTAAGAACGATGGCAGTGTTTCAGTTGTTGTCTCGACCACTGGACAATGTCACAATACACCGTTCTCCAAAGGTGTCCATAGAAGACCTGTCATGTCTAGAAGAGATCAAACACAAGCCGTACTGCAGACGTTTATGCTATGCTTGATCAAGCGTTGTCTCAGATGTCTACACGCGGTAACTGAAGGTATTCACCTAAGATACATAATTGTAAGTCATGTTATAAATGTCTAGGTCGTTACTCATTCTATCACTAGCTACTGGAGGAGATAGAAACAAATTAAATACGAAGCACAACAATAGAGAGTACACGAAAGAAACAACAGGTCAAGGTACTTTGTCCTATTGTTTCTTACATGTGCTACTGGCTTGTCCTGCCATTTCTTTTGTGTGTTGTGGAACACTTCAATCTATCACATTGCAGAGGCCACAGCTGCATGAAGCCTGCTCGTGAGAGAAGGACAGAACCTTAAGTCACTGTCCTTTTCCTCTATGAGTGCTTTGTACTGTTGCAGTGCAACTACAGCATATCCTGTTCAACTACGGCAATGACCCTTAGTCCTTGATATAGCTTTTGCGAATGCACATGCTCACTGTTCTAATGTGTTAATTCTGTCTTGTTATAGCAAATTCTGAGGCGTCCTGGTTCACCAGTGCCCACCATGACAGTCACCATTACAGACGTCGCATACGTCGGCCTGCTTCTCGTCTCAGTCGTAGCAGGCAACTTTGTGCACCGCATCAAGGAGGTGCGACACCGCCGGGTCTACTGCACCGCCCTGGGAGCCTTTCTGGTTCTGATAGTGTCCGGCCGCCATGCAGTGCACCCCTGCATCGTCAGCGTTGTCAACGCCTTCATCGTCACCACCTGCTCCGTCAAGTAGGCAACATTGTTTGTATTTCCAGTGTACAGGCATCCACATTTTTCTCGTGGAACACGTAGGCTGGTATGCTGCAAAGTAGAAAGGAAAACCAATATTTTCGTGTTGCTGGCTCAGTTTGAGAGACAACGCATGTGAGAAGCCGCAGCCACAAATAAGTCGGAGCCACATTGTATATTCGTTGGTACCATCAACCTTACAGCTGCTGTGTTATCTGCACTGTGCTCGAGTGTTCTAGAGAGCAGTGTAGATGTATGTATactcgcagcaagcacatgtgtAGCAGGCTTCGAGGTAGGTAGAATTTGGCAAGATAATTAGATGTACCAAATGTATGTTCTTTCCAATCTCTGGCAAGTAGCACAATGCCGTTCCTTGAGCATGGGTCGCCTGAACAGGCGTGCaatacttgcatgagaaatttaAATGCGTGATTGACTGGAATCAACAAAAGTACACAAGCGAAGCGTATACCCACAGTCAATTTCATTCAGACTGCACAACATTACTTAATTGGGAGATATGCTAATCTGACTGGCTGACAGGGTGTAGGCCCCACGTTGCCTCAAAGCAACATGGGGCCTACAAGCGAATCTGTGCTGAAGGACTCCAGATTGATTTGTGACTATATGTGCCTGGGTCTTTTTAAGCATACAcgtgtgtttttgcattccacgtACCTTGCTGTTCAACAGCTATGGCCAGGGGCTGATCCCATGACACCATTCTCTGCAGCAAAATGACACATGTGAATACAGAATGCATGAATGCCTTCCTCAGGCATTCAAGATGCCTCTTATTTTGCAATGGATAACTCAAATTCGCCTTTCCTCCCTTCTTCCTTTTTGCAGATATCGGGCAAAGGCAAGCTTTGTGTTCTGCTTCGGGTACCTTGCATTCTTCAAGTATCTGAAGTTGTGGAGCACCAACCCACCACCGGGCATCACCAACCTTGTCCAGATGATGCTCACACTACGAGTAAGTGAATAAATTAACCAGGAAACgtgtgaaagtgaaaaaaaaagacattgaatGTGAAATGTACCAAGGATTGATTACACAATAGACTTCTTAGCAAGGCAAACACAAAGGAAGCTTTGCACTTTGTATGGTGAAGAGTTTACTTTGACATAAGCACACAATAAATTAATTGGAAACTATAAAAAAGCTCTGAGGGTGCAGACACTGAGCAAATTTTACAGCATGATAATCTATCACTCAGGTTAGACTCCCATTATTTGCATTTctgttccttcagaaaaaaggcCTGATGTATAGCTTATTTGCACAAGTAAAATGTGTGCTAGTTatgtttcaaagaaaaaaaaaaaggtttgttaAATGGTCAACACTTAGGTTCTTGGCATATCACAGAATTTAGCTTTTACAAGCATTGTCCTAAAAGGATGTTGAAGACACATATAAGTTAAAGCGTAAATTTGCTGATTAGTGCTGCAAAACACCAAAAGCAATTCAACAGGGGGCGAACAGATGGgagcctcagcctggagccaatgtttcaacaagcCGAAATGTTTAACCCTTTTTCTGTACTGtgttgtcctttctttctttttttttccccccggAAGTGTTGTATCATGATTCAAGTAAGCTCGACTGAATTTGTACAGCAGTGATCTACAGCTACCCAACATGGCGACTCCTGTCAAAGTGTGTACTTGGGGAAATACAGGGTTTGTGCCAGTACTCTTTCGTTGGGAGAGAGAAGGGGGTGGAGAGCAGAGCAagattcttcattttttttcgggGGTGCAGGAAGGCACTTCATCATGATGGCAAGAGGGAGGCAATGTGGCCGCAGTACGAGATTTTGGGGGCAGTCAGCCTTCCCCTGTAGAGCCGCCCCTGAGTAAAATATAGTATATGGAAGCGAGCGCAAATTAAacttgaaatgggggggggggattcaaaGCAACAATGTGGCTATGAGAGATGCCATAGTTTGGGGAGCACGCAAATCGGCCCAGCATCAGTGTGCCTGTACTAATACTTCTTCTTGTTAATCAGCCAGTTTTTCTCCACAATTTAACTTTTAATTTTACCTAACCTTACCTAAACCACCCAGTATTTTCTAGCACTCAAGCAAAGCTTGGCTGGCAAGTGAGTTTGAGGTGGGAAGGGACAGTGTGAACGAGTGAGCATGAGCAGTTTCAGTGTAGTGTATTGCAATGCACACAGATGGCAGGACTGGCCATGGAACAGCAGATCCTACACGAGCAGCACGAGGAAAAGAGAACTGAGAAGCAGACATATGAAGAGGGCGACATGAAGCCTGGCTTTTGGGACGTCATTGACTATGCCTTCTGCTACATAGGCGTGCTCGTCGGTAAGTGCATCTTCTCACAGGCAGCAGCCTGCACTTAGATAAGCTCGGTTTTTTTAAAGAGCCCCCCACCAGGCCTCATCGGAAACTTCTGTTTTACATCAGAAATTGTAAATTGCTGTGCAAAGAGCTTCTACcacaataatttattttttaaagaaaaggtcTAATACTGGCGAAGATAGAAGCAAATGAAATATGAAGCACAACGATAGACAGTGCACGAAAGAAACAGCAGGACAAGCTACTTTGTCCTGTTGTTTCTTACATGTGCTACTATCTTGTCCTGCCATTTCTTTTGTGTACTGTATATTTTCTAAAAAGTTTTAAAAAAGACCTTCATTTGTCGTGAGGCTTTATCCACACCACCATTCCATACATATGGCAACAGGTGATCGTCAAGGTGCCATTGATGAGGTGTGTGGTGTAACCCCTTGAATGCAGAGGATGTGGGGCAGCAGGCAAGGCTAACGCACTGGCTGAGTGTCCTGTAGGGGCCATTGTGCAACTTTACAGAGTAGCGAGGTGGTTAGGACTTGAGAGCAAAGCGATGAACTTGAACATGCAGCACATTGTCAACGCAGCATAATTTGTCTCCCGCAAATCTGCTCCAGGATGCCGCTTCTGTCTATATCACTCTGAGTGATTGGTTATTATTTAATAACCAATCACTCTTTCGTTAGCATTTAGCTCAAATTTAAGAGACGGATGCACGAACGACGCTGAAGATTATGTACATCTGCAGTGGCTAGCATATCACATAGCATATAAATGCTCTTCGTGTTTTGTAGCACCTTGAAATGACAGGCTATTGTATTTCATTACTATTAGTGCATTTGAAATATTGTTCGACATTGGGGTTATATGTATTTCATTTGGCTTGATCATGATTGGTGCATCTGAGTGTTCTCCACCTACTGTAGTAGTTGAGTACTTGAAAAAGCTGTTTCCACTTTTGACGTGTGCAATATTTTTTACATTTATTGATTACTGCTAGACATTTTAATGATTGCCTGATTGGCCAACAAGTACTTTTTGCTTAGACCAATCGATAGAATGTCAGTTGTAGCCTGGCCAACAAAGGTCGATTTGGTTTAAACTGTTCCATCCTTCAAGCTCGTAAGTGATACCGAGGCTTGTTGATGCAATGGGGCAACACGCGTGGATGCAGGCCCGTACTACCGGTACCGGACATACCGCGACTTCCTGAATGCCCCTTACTTGGATTCGGTCGACCGCAAGGGCATGTGCCTGAACCGTGTCAAGGTGGTGCCAATATATGCGCTGCTTTGGCTGCTCTTCGTGCAGTTCTTCCCGCCTGATGTAAGTCACAGCCTCTCTCATGAGAATGCTCGTTCAAGTTTGACAGAGAAAACGTATACTCTCACTCGGGATAAAGTGTACAGAGCAACACAATGACATGGACACactgaagaaagaacaaaagGCTTAAAACGGCCTGTGTATATTGTTCCCTATTGTGCCCACGTCCTCGTGCTGTTCTGTACACTTCATTCCAATTTGACGTGACAGGCTAATACGCCCGCATTGCCACTCTTGTCGAGTACAGTCACAAATGAGGGCAATATACTGCACCTGAagtgaaagatgaaaaaaaaaaaaatctcacggAAGGGCAAATCAACAGTTAAGAATCCTATCTAAGGAACAAATACACCAAGACACACCAACAATATAACTGCACAAATCGTACCATCATAGGTTCTGCCACAACAAACTTTGCAACCTTTCACAGTAAGTCTGCGGTTATGGCTTTGTGCTGCTAAGGAGAAGGTCAGGGGTTAATtcgatcccggctgcggcggccgcattccaatgggggcagaatggaAAAACACTTGCGTACCGCGCATTGgacgcacgctaaagaaccccacatGGTCAAAATTATCCGAAGTCCCCTACTACAGCATGCCCCATAACAAGACTGTTGTTTTGGCAATGGACCCCAAGATATAATATTTTTTGCGTGCTAGAATTCTTCTCACTGAGTTGAAGGCCTATTGTTTCATTTTGTCAAGTTGTTGATACGACATTTTTGTCAAGTTGTTGATACCACACACAAAATAGCAGAGTGACATAGCCTACCATTGCACATTGGCACAGCGACCAGCAGTACTAAACTTGGACAGTTAGGTCATGCTGTTAGTTGGCAATttgatctttttctttttgttctttttatcaGTGGTCATGTCTATGGCTTTGTCATGGCTCCAGCGTTGTGTTCTATAACTTAAGTTGTCCTTGATTGCAGAGTCATACCATTTGTTTATTTTCATCATCTCTGTGTCATCTGTCTGTCGTCTGCATGTCTGCATTGTACAGCATCTACAAATTAGCCACAGGCCCGCCATGACATTTTAGTTGGACATATAGCAATACTAGTGTGCGTTGGGGACCTGACATAAGCATAGAAGATTCAGACACTACATTTCATAGACCGGTTATAGACTCGATGAGCGACTATCGCTAACAAGTTCCAACCTAACCGCATTACATAATATGTCTGCTACTACAACTATGTAACTATTCCCAGATGAAATGCTAGTAGTAGCAGGTGACAGAAAATGATAACGTTGCATCAGCCTTATTCTTATCAAACATAAAATGCAAGCTAGCATCGTGTAACGAACaccttttttcgtttcttcagtACTTTGGCTCCGAGGACTTCTACCAACACGGACTGCTATACAAATTGCTGTACCTGACGCCCATGTTCATCATCTTCCGGCTACGGATTTACATTGGTTTCGTGCTTGGCGAGTGTGTCTGCATCATGGCTGGTCTTGGCATCTACCCGACCGAATCAAAGGCAGCGCCTGGGGTCGGCCCCACCGACATCGATGCCCTGCTCAGTGTGTCTGTATCCCTCTTCAGCAGTAGAACCTTGCAAAACGGTGCATGATTATCTGATCGATAACAACGTCACACAATTTATTTGCTGCGATCACATGTACATCATGAGAACTTTGTGAAAAATTTCATGGCTACCTAGATAACTATTGATAGAAGCGCACAATTGTTTGTACACAGGGATGATCAAGTTTGGTATGCTGCGCATTTGCAAGCTATTAAGTGGGGCTTTCTTAATATGTTCTTGGTTAATGTAATTTCTCGGTTTATAAGCTTGTGCTGGAAATAACTAGAAATTTTCTATAGAGACTGTAGTATTAGTTCATTACGATTTTCTAGATAATATGCTAATTAGTGCTCCCAAGTTATGTTCCTGGTTTATGAAACTTATTGGCTTATACACTTGTGATGAGAATCATTAGAATTCCGGGTATAGACTTATGATTAGTTTGATACAATGCAATTCctgcataatatttttttc encodes:
- the Blm gene encoding Bloom syndrome helicase; protein product: MSTSLPENNLEDCKRRFQELRAKSVASGKSATTAAKSAGFSFYDLRKLVELVAECVTPYENPSSRNFKASPSKRPASSASHNDLRHDEVVSRGGDSAAHEFKPPRCAALGSSVVARKNAGQSPRKQRPNGAFKSPSKVSDVLQQSEVQQVSETQFPPSSPEFNWSDADEPEFIHIPSQSTPPEDRTTENGVRNADWDDDDDVFVPPARRSPSTLALKRTSPSKSRLSTTATCLLSPSGKLEASELREIERSALLSKPNFQAGSSDARAAASLLQEYDYKLSSHICSVLGEDRQLSNDVLSLLDLRQRVFRQFRKASCSGASPVKSKASAAATSFGRGSLGSRLEKPPASDRSFPALSASLGNVSDLSSKPGNSSSAFSDSPSYEMSLSHRLKRLGEESFHKQSSLSTSPKLQNARSADSSLKNASHSPYFGSKPSTSKASMVSDTELIQDFDAEDVDIGIVEAQTQVQKDSGNNTGTTGKFIGQYRNDGTLAKFKGFGFPHSAELRAKFASVFGLKLFRLNQLEAINAALLGEDCFILMPTGGGKSLCYQLPAVMSDGVTIVISPLKSLIQDQVQKLTSLDVPANHLSGESDNASVYADLRSLQPQLRLLYVTPEKVSASTRLLEALQRLHANKHLTRFVIDEAHCVSQWGHDFRPDYKRLSVLREKFPGVPMMALTATATPRVRMDILHQLGMRDPKWFLQSFNRPNLCYEVCPKTGKSVVNDIVEVIKKKFKRQSGIVYCFSRKECDQLANDLCEEGIASVPYHAGLADNKRNDVQRQWIDDKVQVVCATIAFGMGVDKPDVRFVIHHTLPKSIEGYYQESGRAGRDGQRASCLLYYNFHDMHRIRSMIDKDAAANASAKQTHIANLWHMVNFCENRTDCRRAQVLHYFGENFDRQFCRQNRRFACDNCLAETRWVTTDVTEDAREVARCVETLNERHVNVTVNQLVDIFKGAGNKKMKLQKLDALPLHGRGKSYQRNDANRLVRRLVLDGYLKEVITMNYLEMAVSYLRPGTKLPQLLSGSARVMLSIEKKSRPSETASRAEEAVAEPSRLNPEIVKLTEACHLELVSIVKALALAKNTHYSNVIHIDALHGIAENLPTTAEAMLQVPHMTKALVDKYGAQLLEVTERYAAEKMVIEAEMADAENEAQSDFLHPQPPSDFTTSASPSTSRKRKTWSGGGGGSPGKRARTFYRRKTGFGARSQNKYGRQGKRKTAGKGAGKSTAKAAGRSAGSSSFQGSLSGFGALAMPKPMSGVTKSRSFLAKPRVVEI
- the frj gene encoding membrane bound O-acyltransferase domain containing farjavit, yielding MTVTITDVAYVGLLLVSVVAGNFVHRIKEVRHRRVYCTALGAFLVLIVSGRHAVHPCIVSVVNAFIVTTCSVKYRAKASFVFCFGYLAFFKYLKLWSTNPPPGITNLVQMMLTLRMAGLAMEQQILHEQHEEKRTEKQTYEEGDMKPGFWDVIDYAFCYIGVLVGPYYRYRTYRDFLNAPYLDSVDRKGMCLNRVKVVPIYALLWLLFVQFFPPDYFGSEDFYQHGLLYKLLYLTPMFIIFRLRIYIGFVLGECVCIMAGLGIYPTESKAAPGVGPTDIDALLSVWQGKSGDWAKQEFDYETVHNIDEAQAELSTTMRMGIRSWNRTVQYWLAVYFYKRLLLPKPLRTMLTMTLSAIWHGLEPGYFLCLVTSTAYIVGEEQVEVLVERQRSLVARLVGRLLLWFCKMQSFTYMLAAFLLLDIQRTWQYYHSVYFVGHAYVAVLLLWRLVAPLHRMPSAKLKQ